One window from the genome of Pieris rapae chromosome 8, ilPieRapa1.1, whole genome shotgun sequence encodes:
- the LOC110997973 gene encoding peptidyl-prolyl cis-trans isomerase E, translating into MASSLDDLEELALCSCCKRVFDDSERPPKVLSCKHYFCLACTRGVLDAGREVRCVHCWKRTEFPDGRPEALPTHGAALALARRLSPDPPCAVHALPALWCAACGVRACRLCDHAHHAHALRPTREARALLARESRLLQSDLHRLAVRQRDSLLRALDAATAMKTRLEAELALPLSPVPASVDRLVDEGFSLATAVSERERLRARHADALLQCRLDDLIRNANVPLDFELLRRALSGLGPGESSPPISGEEGRDPVLFLANYCMAQLYTRHCLVRRAQPSDVIDGVGVLEADATPEAASPAPTTAALDSPMLRNPSTYPLFYFNLEINGNPFGRVVIEVRDDVAPRMARNFSVLATGELGVGYRGCTVFQCWENESVITGDFELNNGRGGRSVFEESYFMPDDTKMVAVRGSVGMRRSQKRHDNLGLVGSQFRIMLREMRGFTAIFAFVVEGLELIDRLSRTGDSAGKPHSSILITNCGKLN; encoded by the coding sequence ATGGCCAGCTCCCTGGACGACCTGGAGGAGCTCGCGCTGTGCTCTTGCTGCAAGCGTGTCTTCGACGACTCCGAGCGGCCACCAAAGGTTCTGTCGTGTAAGCACTACTTTTGCCTAGCCTGCACCCGCGGCGTGTTGGACGCCGGCCGGGAGGTGCGGTGCGTACACTGTTGGAAGCGGACGGAGTTTCCTGACGGTCGTCCAGAGGCTCTGCCTACGCACGGCGCCGCCTTGGCCTTGGCCCGCCGGCTCAGCCCCGACCCACCCTGCGCTGTGCACGCGCTGCCCGCCCTGTGGTGCGCCGCCTGTGGCGTGCGCGCCTGCCGTCTATGCGACCACGCGCATCACGCGCATGCTTTACGCCCGACACGCGAGGCTCGCGCGCTTCTGGCCCGCGAATCTCGCCTCCTCCAATCCGATCTGCATAGACTGGCTGTGCGACAACGGGACTCCTTGCTTCGCGCTCTGGACGCCGCGACGGCGATGAAGACACGTCTCGAAGCGGAACTTGCGCTGCCTCTGTCCCCAGTGCCAGCCTCCGTCGACCGACTGGTCGATGAGGGCTTCTCCTTGGCGACGGCCGTGTCAGAACGTGAACGTCTCCGAGCCCGCCACGCCGACGCATTGTTGCAGTGCCGCCTCGATGATTTAATTAGAAATGCAAACGTTCCCCTCGATTTCGAATTGCTTCGACGCGCCCTGTCGGGCTTGGGCCCCGGCGAGTCGTCTCCTCCCATTTCCGGCGAAGAAGGGCGCGATCCCGTCCTCTTCTTGGCGAATTACTGCATGGCTCAATTGTACACGAGGCACTGCCTGGTGCGCCGCGCTCAGCCGTCAGACGTCATCGATGGCGTGGGCGTGTTGGAAGCGGACGCAACCCCCGAGGCAGCCTCACCAGCGCCCACCACTGCCGCGCTGGACTCCCCGATGCTTCGCAATCCCTCCACGTatcctttgttttatttcaacttAGAAATTAACGGAAACCCGTTCGGTCGTGTAGTGATAGAAGTACGTGATGATGTCGCGCCTCGAATGGCGCGCAATTTTTCCGTTTTAGCGACAGGCGAACTGGGCGTCGGTTATCGTGGTTGCACCGTATTCCAGTGTTGGGAAAATGAAAGCGTTATCACGGGTGATTTTGAGCTCAATAACGGCCGCGGCGGACGTTCCGTGTTCGAGGAGAGCTATTTTATGCCAGACGATACTAAGATGGTGGCTGTTCGCGGTTCGGTTGGAATGCGTCGATCGCAGAAACGTCATGATAATTTGGGGTTAGTTGGATCGCAGTTTCGGATTATGCTGCGTGAGATGCGTGGGTTTACTGCTATTTTCGCTTTTGTCGTGGAGGGCCTGGAATTAATTGATAGGCTGAGTAGGACCGGTGATAGTGCTGGCAAACCTCATAGCTCCATTCTCATAACCAATTGTGGCAAACTTAACTGA
- the LOC110997972 gene encoding nuclear protein localization protein 4 homolog, whose amino-acid sequence MSGSKKLTLRVQSSEGTNRVEVLYSDVTAKLFERVYETFHLNTFGFSLHKDRAHKEEIISSKSRQIREYGLQHGDMIYMSPVNGAVLFDQPSTSIETTNKSFGTEAEPSTSSASLVPPKGLKKQNVPQEDEVDLQLYQMSGNIQRQRDEKLCRHNSKGCCVHCSPLEPWDENYLKEHNIKHISFHSYLRKMTSGKFISLDELSCKIKPGCKEHPPWPRGICSTCQPGAVTLNRQPYRHVDNVLLEHAAPVDRFLAYWRATGHQRIGFLYGQYESHPDVPLGIRSRVAAIYEPPQECSRDHVALAPDDKEQLLNEIASRLGLRRVGWVFTDLMPLDLAAGTVKTIRGMDTHFLSAQECIMAGHYQNQHPNACRHASSGYFGSKFVTVCVTGDSQNQIHLEGYQVSGQCAALVRDDILVPTRDAPDLGYIRDCTPQQYVPDVFYKERDEYGNDVGVTAKRLPVAYLLVDVPCGVAPSTSQPMFSPSATFPPANRPLQNHLQSLKGLHEHIQNSPSFLEAMSDLHVLLFLATNDALPLTIEQLEPLLQAVRTRDEDAAESWRSEGHVATLLQLAACDHNSPAANSSSDSGVWTCQLCTFHNAAPLDSCEMCAMPRNNAM is encoded by the exons ATGTCTGGATCAAAGAAATtg ACACTCCGTGTGCAGTCATCGGAGGGCACGAACCGTGTCGAGGTGTTATACTCTGACGTGACAGCAAAGTTGTTTGAACGGGTGTACGAGACCTTCCACCTGAATACCTTTGGTTTCTCACTTCATAAGGATCGCGCTCATAAAGAAGAGATCATATCGAGCAAATCTCGTCAAATTAGAGAGTATGGATTACAGCATGGAGATATGATATACATGAGTCCAGTAAATGGAGCTGTGCTCTTTGATCAACCTTCTACAAGCATTGAG acTACCAATAAATCATTTGGCACTGAAGCCGAACCTTCAACATCATCAGCATCTTTAGTACCACCAAAAGgccttaaaaaacaaaatgttcctCAAGAAGATGAAGTTGATTTACAACTGTACCAAATGTCAGGCAATATACAACGGCAGAGAGATGAAAAATT ATGTCGGCATAACTCAAAAGGATGCTGTGTACACTGTTCTCCTCTTGAGCCCTGGGATGAGAATTACCTCAaggaacataatattaaacacatatcCTTTCACTCATATTTACGTAAGATGACATCTGGGAAATTCATTTCATTAGATGAATTGTCTTGTAAAATTAAGCCAG GGTGTAAAGAACATCCGCCATGGCCGCGTGGAATTTGTTCTACGTGTCAACCTGGAGCTGTCACGTTAAATAGACAGCCTTATCGTCACGTAGACAATGTGTTATTGGAACACGCAGCGCCAGTAGACCGATTTCTAGCATATTGGCGGGCCACTGGGCACCAACGTATTGGATTTTTGTATGGACAGTATGAGAGCCATCCAGATGTACCATTGG GTATCCGTTCCCGCGTGGCTGCTATATATGAGCCTCCTCAGGAATGCTCCCGGGATCATGTTGCTTTAGCCCCAGATGACAAAGAACAGTTGCTCAATGAGATTGCTTCGCGTCTTGGACTGAGACGCGTGGGCTGGGTCTTCACTGATCTTATGCCTTTGGACTTAGCAGCTGGAACTGTGAAGACAATCAG AGGCATGGACACACACTTCCTGTCTGCCCAAGAATGTATAATGGCGGGTCATTACCAGAACCAACATCCAAATGCCTGTCGTCATGCGTCTTCCGGATATTTTGGATCAAAATTCGTCACTGTATGTGTTACAG GTGACAGCCAAAACCAGATCCACCTGGAAGGTTACCAGGTCTCTGGTCAGTGTGCTGCACTAGTCCGCGATGATATTCTTGTGCCAACCCGCGACGCGCCCGATCTCGGCTACATCCGGGATTGTACGCCGCAGCAGTACGTTCCTGACGTCTTCTATAAG GAACGTGATGAATATGGGAACGATGTGGGAGTAACAGCGAAACGGTTACCAGTGGCGTATCTGCTAGTAGATGTGCCTTGCGGGGTAGCGCCGAGTACTTCACAGCCCATGTTTAGCCCCAGTGCCACCTTCCCGCCAGCAAATCGCCCACTGCAGAACCATTTACAAAGCCTGAAGGGTCTTCATGAACATATACAGAATTCACCGTCATTCTTAGAG GCTATGTCAGATCTCCACGTACTCCTATTCTTGGCGACCAACGACGCTCTACCCCTAACAATAGAGCAGTTGGAACCGTTGTTGCAAGCTGTCAGGACAAGAGATGAAGATGCAGCGGAATCTTGGCGAAGTGAGGGGCACGTTGCCACATTATTGCAGTTGGCGGCCTGTGATCACAATTCGCCGGCTGCTAATAG TTCGTCTGACTCCGGCGTGTGGACTTGTCAGTTGTGTACGTTCCACAATGCGGCGCCGCTCGACTCCTGCGAGATGTGCGCGATGCCaag aaacaaCGCAATGTAG